A window from Malassezia restricta chromosome I, complete sequence encodes these proteins:
- a CDS encoding AHNAK nucleoprotein has product MSAADQATDETSSAARPPLSESSVRKDTSRDKPAKPIMGAWSCASMTGPADTTRDSQPRDMYSEALLPWLHASHAFAGTDAGSKSLDEAAARPLPPLSMAMPLGLGRPTTSSTADVLLHPASSGHSGLRRARTTADRPTASPPMRMSQDMSMLGAALNAPETSFRVPSIHELRINKAAAPSHDARFVSGASFVMSPDTAKHFDTATPPPPIMRPRFPSAQGPIVYETHTWTVDRPRTVTSPLSTEADFSPPESWASANMDSADPSKFPHAAALWARLPDTYTFSPPLQPIHIVRGSPPTWASTSPHTTTSSTLQSPDLPTTTPGRRVEPHVPTTDGPVPYSNEERPVYMSAAPRSEWPGDVSSPSDGGHDTTLIDWSDQQKISSVDQLLLKQSWSQLPVSDTHTTSWTAPLDLGEHASNEPRNTPPQPVRRRSSRKAPPLSLPLPPKVRTADVSDAASRQHEFDSSGVGDDSNASPDDAPPYVPSHDSEADALRAPHTGSVEAPPSEVDAPPLMPALQYTLPFKLSSRRRYQPRNTWPSRPPTSPPGAARVPRPTVSDERDEDVVDVGTARPSAPSIPLAPPSTTGYGVVQPALAPELCGPVHSIEGRRVEDDVGHTSHLSMLGAVADQSQDFHFETYFEASLQRIREEMGRTATAPLAGAVPLQRTTENDFFHNAPPINVRSLGSPVMALDEFSYVVDNDGAALLRTSTRPPSDVSKQVPELPPVDMYLPEEHEVMGDAPRSSYDQRWTFPYMESPLIGERSEPMPTDAKLPLDFITKPNSVLSRGRPVKKTHPSMFYASLPQSRRHRYRVAETGPASVLQDDEPAQDEEDVDDDPFSQSMMAPHTPAKPAIPSKATSPPAAPKATLLGDYAAPRPKPAARPKEAPRQAPPRTMPPPRSMSPPPTSSLGSATVRTARDAPPPAPPPSAPLPPSPSLAARESEEKKAPAKDADKKFSAWLKRMVHAQGKESPPERAASSSPPAAAAGPASERGSAPGGASPRTSTSTTQTHKYGRRIKRPGFEPTQPGKYHLAGTVSLPTLNVARTAEQRARDETGLPETEPALIQSLLAAPSSSTVRARAGIINSIPFVEEAVPPGQVLVAEERKVLVRPVM; this is encoded by the coding sequence ATGTCCGCCGCGGACCAGGCGACGGATGAGACGTcgtcagcagcgcggccgccgctTTCTGagtcgagcgtgcgcaaAGATACGTCGCGGGACAAACCTGCGAAGCCGATTATGGGCGCGTGGTCCTGTGCGTCGATGACCGGCCCTGCCGATACGACCCGCGACTCGCAGCCTCGCGACATGTATTCAGAGGCGCTGTTGCCATGGCTGCATGCATCTCATGCATTCGCCGGCACGGACGCGGGAAGTAagtcgctggacgaggcagcggcgaGGCCATTGCCGCCGCTGTCGATGGCCATGCCGCTGGGACTCGGACGGCCTACCAcctcgagcacggcggATGTCCTTTTGCACCCGGCATCGTCTGGCCACAGTGGActgcggcgcgcgcgcacgacaGCCGACCGGCCGACAGCATCGCCGCccatgcgcatgtcgcAAGACATGAGCATGCTGGGCGCGGCTCTGAATGCGCCCGAGACGTCGTTCCGCGTGCCGAGTatccacgagctgcgcatcaacaaggcagctgcgccatcTCATGATGCGCGCTTCGTCAGTGGTGCCTCGTTCGTCATGTCACCCGACACGGCCAAGCACTTTGACACggccacgccgccgccgcccatcaTGCGTCCACGTTTCCCCTCTGCCCAGGGCCCCATTGTGTACGAGACGCATACATGGACCGTGGATCGGCCACGCACCGTTACGTCGCCCCTCTCGACGGAGGCAGACTTCTCGCCGCCCGAGTCATGGGCCTCGGCAAATATGGATAGCGCAGACCCATCCAAGTTTCCACATGCAGCCGCGCTGTGGGCTCGCCTGCCGGACACCTATACGTTCTCGCCGCCGCTTCAGCCCATTCATATCGTGCGTGGTTCGCCTCCGACGTGGGCGAGTACGTCGCCGCACACGACGACGTCCTCTACCCTTCAGTCGCCCGACCTGCCGACGACCACACCCGGGCGGCGCGTTGAGCCGCATGTGCCTACGACGGATGGGCCAGTCCCGTACAGCAATGAAGAGCGTCCTGTTTATATGAGTGCGGCGCCCCGCTCTGAGTGGCCGGGGGATGTGAGTAGCCCGTCGGATGGGGGCCATGACACGACCTTGATTGACTGGTCGGACCAGCAAAAAATATCGAGTGTCGACCAGCTGTTGCTCAAACAGTCTTGGTCGCAACTGCCCGTCTCTGACACACATACCACGTCGTGGACCGCGCCCCTGGATCTCGGTGAGCACGCATCGAACGAGCCACGCAACACACCACCACAGCCTGTGCGTCGCCGCTCGAGTCGTAAAGCGCCGCCTTTGTCTCTCCCGCTACCACCAAAGGTACGCACCGCCGATGTGTCAGACGCAGCCTCTCGACAGCACGAGTTTGATAGCTCAGGCGTGGGGGACGACTCGAACGCGAGTCCcgacgacgcaccgccCTACGTCCCATCCCACGACTCTGAGGCTGATGCGCTACGTGCGCCACACACGGGCTCGGTAGAAGCGCCACCTTCCGAGGTCGATGCACCGCCTCTTATGCCGGCACTGCAGTACACGCTGCCGTTCAAGCTCAGTAGCCGGCGACGTTACCAGCCTCGGAACACCTGGCCATCACGCCCGCCGACATCGCCACCTGGGGCTGCTCGTGTACCGCGGCCCACCGTATCGGACGAGCGAGACGAGGACGTTGTGGATGTTGGCACTGCGCGCCCATCCGCGCCATCTATACCACTTGCGCCCCCCTCCACGACAGGCTATGGCGTCGTACAGCCGGCTCTGGCTCCCGAACTTTGTGGGCCTGTGCACAGTATCGAGGGCCGTCGTGTAGAGGACGACGTTGGACATACATCGCATCTCTCGAtgctgggcgccgtggctgATCAGAGCCAGGACTTCCATTTCGAGACGTACTTTGAGGCTTCGCTGCAGCGTATCCGGGAAGAGATGGGTCGGACGGCGACGGCTCCGCTGGCCGGGGCCGTCCCTCTGCAGCGCACAACCGAGAACGACTTTTTTCACAATGCGCCGCCCATCAATGTCCGGTCGCTAGGCTCGCCTGTCATGGCACTCGATGAGTTCTCCTATGTTGTCGACAACGACGGGGCGGCACTGCTTCGTACATCgacacggccgccgtcAGATGTGTCGAAGCAGGTGCCAGAGCTGCCGCCGGTGGATATGTACCTGCCTGAAGAGCATGAAGTCATGGGCGATGCTCCGCGGTCGTCGTACGACCAGCGATGGACGTTTCCGTACATGGAAAGTCCTTTGATCGGCGAGCGCTCGGAGCCAATGCCCACTGATGCAAAGTTGCCGCTGGACTTCATCACGAAACCCAACTCGGTGCTTTCGCGTGGACGTCCTGTGAAAAAGACGCATCCCAGTATGTTTTATGCCAGCCTGCCGCAGTCGCGGCGGCACCGATACCGTGTGGCAGAAACGGGGCCCGCATCGGTGCTTCAGGATGACGAGCCTGCAcaggacgaagaggatgtAGACGACGATCCATTCTCGCAGTCTATGATGGCTCCGCATACACCCGCCAAGCCAGCCATCCCATCCAAAGCAACATCGCCTCCCGCTGCTCCGAAAGCCACGCTGCTGGGTGACTATGCGGCTCCCAGACCCAagccagctgcacgaccCAAGGAGGCGCCccgccaggcgccgccccgcaccatgccgcccCCTCGTTCCATGTCACCGCCGCCCACCTCTAGCCTGGGCTCGGCCACCGTCAGGACGGCCCGTGACGCCCCCCCACCGGCCCCGCCGCCATCTGCGCCCTTGCCACCCTCACCGTCCCTTGCGGCACGCGAGAGTGAGGAGAAAAAGGCCCCAGCCAAGGATGCGGACAAGAAGTTCTCGGCGTGGTTGAAGCGCATGGTGCATGCTCAGGGCAAAGAGTCACCGCCGGAACGAgcggcctcgtcgtcgccaccggccgccgccgccggaCCCGCCTCGGAACGCGGCTCAGCACCGGGTGGCGCTtcgccacgcacgtcgacatCGACCACGCAGACGCACAAGTACGGCCGCCGCATCAAGCGGCCGGGCTTCGAGCCGACGCAGCCGGGCAAGTACCATCTGGCGGGCACCGTCTCGCTCCCGACGCTTAATGTGGCACGCACCGCCGAACAGCGCGCGCGAGACGAGACGGGCCTGCCAGAGACCGAGCCAGCACTGATCCAGTCGCTTCTGGCTGCTCCGTCGAGCTCCACAGTCCGTGCGCGTGCTGGCATCATCAACTCGATTCCGTTTGTGGAAGAGGCCGTGCCACCTGGCCAGGTGCTCGTGGCTGaggagcgcaaggtgctggtgcgGCCTGTCATGTAG
- a CDS encoding anaphase-promoting complex subunit 8 — translation MAHRFATLDGLDDLAPDRARCVLTHASKDLIDHGLLDAAQWCLELLTCVPDSHVHPTSTPRLGAGDDSHRFPVHSTPALNLESPSWNAHKMPEEGAPSWTSWEHASPSGPSSRIIPSPARSMDPPTSPEASLHVKINEPIPTSFEEHFDATYMLAKTFFDRDNYHACVSLLESQPHLTDKARFLMLYARLLIFDTHPSHPNALLPPLAYADKHDREGAHPTLVSLLQELVSPTDPFLLFLKGVIFRMLHKRIDAMDCLISSVRAFPYNWSAWKELSRTLNLKNAEREQILDLLPASFMSVFFLEYTQRQSTQIDDGHFERIDALLSHFPGSAYLLTCRAQSLYLHQDLEEAADTFQHALELQPYRLDGISEYSNTLYVLDREDTLAQLVQQFAHVSNSAEVWCMRGNFYNQRSEHFRAVESFKQALRMDRGCVAAWILLGHEYLEVKNSHAAAEMYRRAIEMNPHDYRPWHGLGHVYELNEAWSAAIDYYQQCAMIRPYDARMWASLGVCYDRLGQRAQAIECFKRHLACPLTHLESIEAIARIIELYEQDGDSVHATMYHCLLVQVVDRNMAQMDPALLARFVFSYIIAARWEMGELHGRLYYSRQDKQRGRVADTAAPAGDLQRAHDYLQKVLLAGTDMTPVAEELLARLQKQI, via the coding sequence ATGGCACATCGATTCGCGACGCTGGATGGCCTGGATGACTTGGCGCCGGATCGAGCACGCTGTGTACTGACGCACGCCAGCAAAGATCTTATAGATCATGGCTTGCTAGACGCGGCGCAATGGTGTTTGGAACTGCTAACGTGCGTGCCAGACTCTCATGTACATCCGAccagcacgccgcgtcTAGGTGCAGGGGACGACTCGCACAGATTTCCTGTGCACTCTACGCCTGCTCTCAATCTGGAGTCACCTTCATGGAATGCTCACAAGATGCCGGAAGAAGGTGCGCCATCATGGACGAGTTGGGAgcacgcgtcgccgtcAGGTCCAAGCAGCCGTATCATACCCTCACcagcgcgctcgatggATCCGCCGACGTCACCAGAAGCTTCTTTGCATGTGAAAATCAATGAGCCTATACCAACTTCTTTTGAAGAACACTTTGACGCGACATACATGCTGGCCAAAACGTTTTTTGATCGCGATAATTACCACGCATGTGTGTCGTTGCTGGAGTCGCAGCCACATTTGACGGACAAGGCACGCTTTTTGATGCTGTATGCGAGATTGCTTATTTTTGACACGCATCCCAGCCATCCTAACGCGCTACTCCCCCCTCTGGCGTACGCGGACAAGCACGATAGGGAAGGTGCCCATCCCACGCTCGTGTCCCTGTTACAAGAGCTCGTATCGCCGACCGACCCCTTTCTTCTTTTTTTAAAAGGGGTGATCTTTCgcatgctgcacaagcgTATTGATGCGATGGACTGCCTCATttcgagcgtgcgcgcgtTCCCTTACAActggagcgcatggaaAGAACTCAGTCGCACTCTCAACTTGAAGAACGCCGAGCGAGAGCAGATTCTCGACCTTTTGCCTGCGTCGTTTATGAGTGTTTTCTTTCTGGAGTACACGCAGAGGCAGTCGACTCAGATTGATGACGGACACTTTGAGCGCATTGATGCGCTTCTCTCGCATTTTCCAGGATCGGCGTACCTATTGACGTGCCGAGCCCAATCGCTGTATTTGCATCAAGATCTGGAGGAGGCAGCCGATACATTTCAGCACGCCCTGGAACTGCAGCCGTAccgcctcgacggcatTAGTGAGTACTCGAACACACTCTATGTGCTCGACCGCGAAGATACactcgcgcagctggtGCAGCAGTTTGCCCATGTATCCAATAGTGCTGAGGTGTGGTGCATGCGGGGCAACTTTTATAACCAGCGCAGTGAGCACTTTCGTGCGGTCGAGTCGTTcaagcaggcgctgcgcatggaCAGGGGATGTGTCGCGGCTTGGATCCTATTGGGCCACGAATATCTGGAAGTCAAGAACAGTCATGCCGCTGCTGAGATGTACCGCCGTGCGATTGAAATGAATCCACACGATTACcggccatggcacggcCTGGGGCATGTATATGAGCTGAATGAGGCATGGTCTGCGGCCATTGATTATTACCAGCAGTGTGCGATGATCCGGCCGTATGATGCGCGCATGTGGGCATCCCTGGGCGTATGCTACGACCGGCTAGgccagcgtgcgcaggccATTGAGTGCTTCAAACGGCACTTGGCCTGCCCACTCACGCATCTGGAATCGATCGAGGCCATCGCCCGGATCATTGAGCTGTATGAGCAGGACGGTGACTCGGTGCATGCCACCATGTACCACTGCCTGCTGGTGCAGGTGGTCGACCGCAACATGGCCCAGATGGACCCGGCcctgctcgcgcgcttTGTGTTTAGCTACATTATTGCGGCTCGCTGGGAGATGGGCGAGCTCCACGGCCGCCTATACTACTCCAGGCAAGacaagcagcgcggccGCGTGGCCGACACAGCTGCCCCTGCGGGCGACTTGCAGCGGGCGCACGACTACTTGCAAAAGGTGCTGCTAGCCGGTACGGACATGACGCCCGTGGCTGAAGAGCTGCTGGCGAGATTGCAGAAACAGATCTAA
- a CDS encoding cytoplasm to vacuole targeting protein, with translation MSQKPNEKAQDATSHNFSSVLAASKQPVSSQDALNYPALHLYPLNDTFVSKQINLAPTNSREHIKIGRYSNNKTVPSPVNGYFDSKVLSRAHAEVWYENDKVYIKDIKSSNGTFINGTRLSPESQESEPFELHNEDVVDFGIDILTDDNKDILHRRVACRVFLVMTPEDALKLRSDFTSLYRGGVHGGSLGNAGLCPGAEGGFRRNKSNVNVDQVIMRLQSELQKSSMVGSDLHALGTSIQKIHDTLEGGAVPVQDAPYQELVPASAPHDHSSDSTKQVQLNPASAASLETQLANTHNVLASHVEKIKHLEETLASYERVKDEFSSLKCEVEEMRLELQNQRRQEDSPKQTLDTLSGVRILEDGFDDATSVGSVETVVADASHSAMPDDTMTDHSMDASDVTITKDEECVVPPSASTGSQDSAVMPALLSRIERLEKALQQQPQRLDPDASSEKTDFSFQEWKNNFERRWEEQTLGWKNAQQKINDAFESRSLSRTPKSSSFTSLLIWLSKHDSEMSIMKVSIEFLCKLLFLVVSTIVGVVISLGMAKLLLPLIDVLYG, from the coding sequence ATGTCCCAGAAACCCAACGAAAAAGCACAGGACGCCACGTCGCACAATTTCAGCAGCGTGCTTGCGGCGTCGAAGCAACCCGTCTCCTCACAGGATGCTCTCAATTACCCTGCACTCCATTTGTATCCCTTGAACGACACATTCGTGTCGAAGCAGATCAATCTCGCTCCGACAAATTCACGGGAGCACATCAAGATTGGCAGATACTCGAACAATAAGACCGTACCAAGCCCAGTGAATGGCTACTTCGACAGCAAGGTTCTTTCTCGCGCACATGCCGAAGTATGGTATGAAAACGATAAAGTATACATTAAAGATATCAAGTCTTCAAATGGCACTTTTATCAACGGAACGCGCCTCTCGCCAGAATCACAAGAATCGGAGCCATTTGAACTACACAACGAAGATGTCGTCGACTTTGGTATTGATATTCTCACGGATGATAATAAAGATATCCTGCACAGACGCGTGGCCTGCCGCGTGTTTCTGGTGATGACGCCTGAAGATGCACTCAAGCTTCGAAGCGATTTCACGAGTCTATACCGTGGTGGAGTGCATGGTGGCTCCCTTGGTAATGCTGGTCTCTGCCCTGGTGCTGAAGGTGGTTTTCGGCGCAACAAATCAAATGTGAATGTGGACCAAGTGATCATGCGACTACAGTCCGAGCTTCAGAAAAGCTCGATGGTTGGTTCAGATTTGCATGCGCTGGGAACTAGTATTCAAAAAATTCATGATACTCTCGAGGGAGGTGCTGTACCGGTTCAGGATGCGCCATATCAAGAGCTCGTACCAGCTTCAGCACCACATGATCATTCAAGCGACTCTACGAAACAAGTCCAACTGAACCCAGCTTCCGCGGCTAGCCTCGAAACTCAACTCGCCAACACCCACAATGTACTGGCGAGTCATGTGGAGAAAATTAAGCACTTGGAGGAGACGCTGGCTTCCTACGAGCGAGTCAAAGATGAATTTTCGTCCCTGAAATGCGAGGTGGAAGAGATGCGACTCGAGCTACAGAATCAAAGACGGCAAGAAGACTCACCAAAACAAACTCTGGATACATTGAGCGGCGTTCGAATCCTTGAAGATGGGTTCGACGATGCAACGAGTGTGGGAAGTGTGGAGACAGTGGTCGCGGACGCATCTCATAGTGCTATGCCCGACGACACTATGACCGATCACTCAATGGATGCCTCGGATGTCACCATAACCAAGGACGAGGAATGTGTTGTTCCACCTAGCGCGTCAACGGGGTCACAGGATTCTGCCGTGATGCCCGCTCTTCTTTCCAGGATTGAACGCCTTGAAAAGGCGTTACAACAGCAGCCACAACGTCTTGATCCAGATGCATCATCAGAAAAAACCGATTTTTCTTTTCAAGAATGGAAGAATAATTTTGAGCGTCGGTGGGAAGAACAAACATTGGGATGGAAGAACGCTCAACAGAAAATAAATGATGCTTTTGAATCGCGCAGTCTTTCACGAACGCCTAAGAGCTCGTCCTTTACATCGCTCCTCATTTGGCTCAGCAAGCATGATTCAGAGATGTCGATTATGAAGGTTTCGATTGAATTCTTATGCAAACTCCTTTTTCTGGTGGTGAGTACAATTGTAGGTGTTGTCATTTCATTGGGCATGGCAAAGCTCTTACTCCCCCTGATTGACGTGCTATACGGCTGA
- a CDS encoding large subunit ribosomal protein L38e, which yields MPKQVQDIKKFLEIASRDDVKVARIKKTVLADRTVQTKFKLRASRFLYTLVVNDVEKAEKLKQSLPPTTKVEEIGAKRLK from the exons ATG CCAAAGCAGGTGCAGGACATTAAGAAGTTCTTGGAAATCGCCAGCCGCGACGACGTCAAGGTGGCCCGCATCAAGAAGACGGTGCTTGCCGACCGCACCGTGCAGACTAAGTTCAAGCtgcgcgcttcgcgcttCTTGTACACACTCGTTGTGAATGACGTTGAGAAGGCTGAGAAGCTCAAGCAATCGCTCCCACCTA CAACGAAGGTCGAGGAGATTGGCGCCAAGCGTTTGAAGTAA
- a CDS encoding small subunit ribosomal protein S14e has translation MAPNQEVSLGPNVDDGKIVFGVAHIYASFNDTFVHVTDLTGKETIVRVTGGMKVKADRDESSPYAAMLAAQDCAARCKEVGINAVHIRLRATGGVGPKTPGPGGQSALRALARAGMRIGRIEDVTPVPSDSTRRKGGRRGRRL, from the exons ATGGCGCCTAACCAGGAAGTCTCACTCGGCCCTAACGTCGATGACGGAAAGATCGTTTTCGGTGTTGCCCA CATTTACGCCAGCTTCAACGATACCTTTGTGCACGTCACTGATTTGACTGGTAAGGAAACCATCGTCCGTGTTACGGGTGGTATGAAGGTGAAGGCCGACCGCGACGAGTCGTCTCCTTACGCCGCTATGCTTGCCGCTCAGGACTGCGCTGCTCGCTGCAAGGAAGTCGGCATCAATGCCGTGCACATCCGCTTGCGTGCCACTGGTGGTGTGGGCCCCAAGACGCCTGGTCCCGGTGGCCAGAGCGCTCTTCGTGCTCTCGCTCGCGCTGGTATGCGCATTGGTCGAATTGAGGACGTGACGCCTGTGCCAAGCGACTCGACTCGTCGCAAGGGTGGTCGTCGTGGTCGCCGTCTGTAA
- a CDS encoding nuclear movement protein NUDC: MTLDADEYSKLSLDEQNEYDTKQRKQEHAEQAALPYRWSQKLDHVEVNVPVPSGTRARQVQVTFKSKALSVKVNETVFVEGALPKPVKVDECTWTIDGDILSVHLEKANQNEWWPHVVTHHPKIDTSKIAPEDSKLSDLDGETRAMVEKMMMENRQKVCSS; the protein is encoded by the exons ATGACGTTGGATGCAGATGAGTACTCCAAGCTCTCATTAGATGAGCAAAATGAATATGATACTAAGCAGAGGAAGCAGGAGCATGCTGAACAGGCAGCGTTGCCTTATCGATGGTCCCAGAAACTGGATCATGTGGAAGTGAATGTGCCAGTGCCCTCAGGaacgcgcgcgcgccaagtGCAAGTCACCTTTAAGTCTAAAGCCCTTTCCGTCAAAGTAAACGAAACAGTTTTTGTCGAG GGAGCTTTGCCTAAACCTGTCAAAGTGGATGAGTGCACTTGGACCATTG ACGGTGACATTTTATCTGTGCACCTTGAAAAAGCGAATCAAAATGAGTGGTGGCCTCATGTCGTGACGCATCATCCAAAAATTGATACATCGAAAATCGCACCGGAGGACTCTAAACTGAGCGACTTGGATGGCGAGACTCG AGCCATGGTAGAAAAGATGATG ATGGAGAACCGTCAAAAGGTGTGCTCGAGCTAA
- a CDS encoding DNA repair and recombination protein RAD54B codes for MATFSSEQAEEKLLSKFHTPVKRKHDDTRSSDVNTTQTGSSATPITPVPLLPSAQEPSYLCQWRAPQTRKHKTWEGDAILILHGNKTTCSLRSAHDGSMLVTNAAFRRQHVHEGDEFYVAGKEIMVERPLTENRMDIVQPQNNGKSTAPIYRNKLSKSGLAARQRPIPASQFYSTPNSSSFSPHNASSGGSILLQEPHPRYNPDVPGSVVFKRPNAKHQELFGRKQPVVDVVLDPDLARILRPHQIEGVKFMYEAVTGISSLEQGHTTPGQGAILADEMGLGKTLQTIALIATLLRQNCYFSNIRPGTVEKVLIVCPLTLVVNWKREFRKWIGRSSIGVLAVEGDGRKEVDRFVSHRQYQVLILGYERLRNCVQELSRAMPGVGLVVCDEGHRLKSKDTKTTKCFDLLPTRRRILLTGTPIQNDLREFYTMVDFVYPGLFDQYSVFKRIFEDPIMRSRQQYCTEETLELGKKRNKALMVITKGIILRRTADILKQYLPPRQEMALFCTMTPIQKVMYGIFSEYVNHQLLLGESQTYLPYITLLRQLCNSPELILPDAEDLARNPGANDQALVKVTETILQTYTASIDPCLLSGKFLVLHRILSSIRKHTQDRVIIVSNFTSTLNLLQRYCVRQKFPFLRLDGRTKADVRSKMVNEFNSDSGSDHLGKQPFVFLLSSKSGGVGLNLIGANRLILFDSDWNPATDRQAMARIHRDGQLKPCFIYRLLLVGSMDEKIYQRQITKIGLSDSLMSNEAAKDHDVASSSDTFSQEELRDVFGYHPNTTCLTHDLLGCACGGNGKEVQTPAEEPSKVENFTLPGFVSASKLPTENMLNEMHRKRLERQFVGYLHYDFQNHAQSFEFDDILQHVAERQRLSTRTFTSNQDAMLNDMSIDLSQSDHGILQSLVNKHVGYLKTKGVNEANGELSYVFIKPSDIQTQ; via the coding sequence ATGGCAACATTTTCGTCAGAACAAGCGGAAGAGAAGCTACTATCCAAGTTTCATACGCCGGTTAAAAGAAAACATGATGATACGAGATCATCTGATGTGAACACAACGCAAACTGGTTCAAGCGCCACGCCCATTACACCTGTACCCTTACTGCCCAGTGCACAAGAGCCCAGTTATCTTTGCCAGTGGCGCGCTCCCCAGACACGGAAGCACAAGACATGGGAGGGTGATGCTATTCTTATATTGCATGGAAATAAAACTACTTGTTCGCTACGATCCGCACATGATGGCAGCATGCTAGTGACGAATGCTGCCTTCCGGAGACAGCATGTCCATGAAGGTGATGAATTTTATGTTGCGGGCAAGGAGATAATGGTGGAACGTCCGCTCACTGAAAATCGTATGGATATTGTCCAGCCTCAGAACAATGGAAAGTCTACTGCGCCTATATACCGCAACAAACTGTCCAAATCTGGCTTAGCAGCACGACAAAGACCGATTCCTGCGTCGCAATTCTATTCGACTCCAAATTCTTCATCATTTTCACCTCATAATGCCTCTTCGGGAGGTAGTATACTATTACAGGAGCCGCATCCTAGGTACAACCCGGATGTTCCCGGTTCAGTGGTTTTTAAACGTCCAAACGCAAAACATCAAGAGCTCTTCGGACGCAAGCAACCTGTGGTAGATGTTGTCTTGGATCCAGACTTGGCACGCATTCTGCGACCGCATCAAATTGAGGGAGTAAAATTTATGTATGAAGCAGTGACAGGAATAAGCTCCCTTGAACAAGGTCATACAACTCCTGGTCAAGGCGCCATTTTAGCCGACGAAATGGGCCTCGGAAAAACACTTCAGACTATCGCACTTatcgcgacgctgctccGACAAAACTGTTATTTTTCCAATATCCGCCCTGGCACAGTGGAAAAGGTGTTAATTGTATGTCCTTTGACGTTGGTGGTGAACTGGAAACGCGAATTTCGAAAATGGATTGGTCGAAGTTCAATTGGTGTATTGGCAGTAGAAGGCGATGGTCGAAAAGAAGTGGATCGATTTGTCTCTCATCGTCAGTACCAGGTCCTTATCCTAGGGTACGAGCGGCTTCGCAATTGTGTTCAGGAATTGTCGCGTGCGATGCCAGGTGTTGGACTTGTCGTTTGCGACGAGGGTCACCGATTGAAGTCGAAAGATACAAAAACAACAAAATGTTTTGACCTGTTACCAACCCGACGTCGCATCTTACTCACAGGCACGCCAATTCAAAATGACTTGCGTGAATTTTACACCATGGTGGATTTTGTATACCCTGGCCTTTTTGACCAATACAGTGTCTTCAAGCGCATATTCGAAGATCCGATCATGCGGAGTCGACAACAATATTGTACGGAAGAAACACTGGAGCTCGGTAAAAAGCGAAACAAAGCACTGATGGTGATAACCAAAGGTATTATATTGCGACGCACAGCGGATATTTTGAAACAATATCTTCCCCCAAGACAGGAAATGGCACTCTTCTGTACCATGACACCCATTCAAAAAGTCATGTATGGTATATTTTCCGAGTATGTCAATCATCAATTATTACTTGGTGAAAGCCAAACGTATCTCCCTTATATTACACTCTTGCGCCAATTGTGTAATTCACCGGAGCTGATTTTGCCTGATGCGGAAGATCTGGCCCGAAACCCTGGCGCAAATGATCAGGCATTGGTGAAGGTCACAGAAACCATACTTCAAACTTATACCGCATCTATTGATCCATGTCTTCTAAGTGGTAAATTTCTTGTTCTACATCGTATTTTATCATCGATTCGGAAACATACCCAGGACCGTGTCATTATCGTTTCCAACTTTACATCCACACTGAATCTTTTGCAGCGATATTGTGTACGCCAAAAGTTTCCTTTTCTTCGATTAGACGGGCGCACCAAGGCTGACGTTCGCAGCAAGATGGTCAATGAGTTCAATTCGGATTCCGGGTCTGATCATTTGGGCAAGCAGCCGTTCGTATTTCTTTTAAGCTCCAAATCAGGTGGTGTGGGTCTAAATCTTATTGGTGCAAACAGACTTATTTTGTTTGACAGCGACTGGAATCCTGCAACAGATCGACAAGCTATGGCTCGTATACATCGTGATGGACAGTTAAAGCCTTGTTTTATCTACCGACTACTGCTTGTGGGTTCTATGGACGAAAAAATATACCAGCGGCAAATTACCAAAATTGGACTTAGCGACTCACTCATGAGTAATGAGGCTGCAAAAGACCATGATGTCGCTAGTTCTAGCGACACATTTTCTCAAGAGGAATTACGAGACGTATTTGGTTATCATCCCAACACTACATGTTTAACGCATGATTTGCTGGGCTGTGCATGTGGTGGAAATGGAAAAGAAGTACAAACACCGGCCGAAGAGCCCTCTAAAGTGGAAAATTTTACTCTTCCAGGATTTGTGTCAGCCTCGAAATTGCCCACAGAAAACATGTTGAATGAGATGCACCGAAAGCGATTGGAACGTCAGTTTGTCGGATACTTGCACTATGATTTTCAGAATCATGCACAGTCCTTTGAATTTGATGATATTCTTCAGCATGTGGCAGAGAGACAGCGTCTCTCCACACGCACTTTTACCTCAAATCAAGATGCAATGCTAAACGACATGAGTATTGATCTTTCTCAAAGTGACCATGGCATTCTTCAGTCTCTTGTAAATAAGCATGTGGGTTACTTGAAAACGAAGGGAGTAAATGAAGCAAATGGTGAATTGAGCTATGTATTCATAAAACCCTCAGATATCCAAACCCAATGA